One segment of Salvia splendens isolate huo1 chromosome 20, SspV2, whole genome shotgun sequence DNA contains the following:
- the LOC121782163 gene encoding uncharacterized protein LOC121782163 isoform X1 has product MASSDGVRDGQRGGGQRDRPSRKFKKGDQTRRLWNHRKEEILGVTLVELVALGWKSDNGFRSRYLQRCEDSIRQEFPTTDIKRTPNIVSKITSWKNSYSSLRNILERSGVGFSVNGDYKIDIDDDQWEQVVQVRNWYCLLFCCPPEHCTKR; this is encoded by the exons ATGGCGTCGAGCGATGGTGTTAGGGACGGCCAACGTGGTGGAG GCCAACGTGACAGACCTAGCCGGAAATTCAAAAAGGGGGATCAGACGCGTAGATTGTGGAACCACCGCAAAGAAGAGATCCTTGGGGTGACTTTGGTCGAACTTGTAGCCCTTGGGTGGAAATCTGACAACGGTTTCCGTTCTAGGTATCTCCAGAGGTGTGAGGATAGTATCAGACAAGAGTTTCCGACCACTGATATTAAGAGGACTCCAAATATCGTGTCGAAGATCACGTCATGGAAGAACAGCTACAGCTCCCTTCGCAACATACTAGAGAGGTCCGGTGTTGGTTTTAGCGTCAATGGAGACTACAAAATTGACATAGACGACGACCAATGGGAGCAAGTTGTTCAGGTACGTAACTGGtattgtttgttattttgttgtccGCCTGAGCATTGTACTAAACGATGA
- the LOC121782163 gene encoding uncharacterized protein LOC121782163 isoform X2: MASSDGVRDGQRGGGQRDRPSRKFKKGDQTRRLWNHRKEEILGVTLVELVALGWKSDNGFRSRYLQRCEDSIRQEFPTTDIKRTPNIVSKITSWKNSYSSLRNILERSGVGFSVNGDYKIDIDDDQWEQVVQRDPKAKFMRNKS; this comes from the exons ATGGCGTCGAGCGATGGTGTTAGGGACGGCCAACGTGGTGGAG GCCAACGTGACAGACCTAGCCGGAAATTCAAAAAGGGGGATCAGACGCGTAGATTGTGGAACCACCGCAAAGAAGAGATCCTTGGGGTGACTTTGGTCGAACTTGTAGCCCTTGGGTGGAAATCTGACAACGGTTTCCGTTCTAGGTATCTCCAGAGGTGTGAGGATAGTATCAGACAAGAGTTTCCGACCACTGATATTAAGAGGACTCCAAATATCGTGTCGAAGATCACGTCATGGAAGAACAGCTACAGCTCCCTTCGCAACATACTAGAGAGGTCCGGTGTTGGTTTTAGCGTCAATGGAGACTACAAAATTGACATAGACGACGACCAATGGGAGCAAGTTGTTCAG CGCGATCCCAAAGCGAAGTTCATGCGGAACAAGTCTTAG